One window from the genome of Erwinia sorbitola encodes:
- the phoQ gene encoding two-component system sensor histidine kinase PhoQ codes for MFNWRRKKPLSLRVRFLLATAAVVLTMSLSYGMVAVIGYVVSFDKNTYRVLRSESNLFFTLSQWQDNKLTIVQPERMTLNFPALVFIYDNNGKLLWQQRDVPDIRSKIHREWLNKSDFYEIDTNNHTSREVLGNDRAAQNKLSAYDDDGNDTFTHSVAVNRYEATATLPALTIVVVDSIPQELQHSDVVWSWFSYVLLANLLLIIPLLWLAAHWSLRPIGALAAQVRELEAGSRDTLDPRPPQELKGLVRNLNLLLDNERQRYTRYRTTLSDLTHSLKTPLAVLQTTLRSLRGERNLSIEQAEPIMLEQISRISQQIGYYLHRASMQADHHALKRDLHSVPALLDGLCSALNKVYQRKGVVLTLDISPEVIFVGEQNDFMEVMGNVLDNACKYCLEFVEVSVRQTDNTLCLIVDDDGPGIPENKRDLVFLRGQRADTLRPGQGLGLSLARDILEQYAGDIRASTSELGGARMEVEFQRQELLHKHE; via the coding sequence ATGTTCAACTGGCGCCGCAAAAAACCGCTTTCGCTGCGGGTTCGATTCTTACTCGCCACCGCAGCAGTGGTACTCACTATGTCACTATCCTACGGCATGGTGGCGGTCATTGGCTATGTTGTCAGCTTCGATAAAAACACCTACCGCGTGCTGCGCAGTGAAAGTAATCTGTTTTTCACCCTATCCCAGTGGCAGGACAATAAGCTGACTATTGTCCAGCCTGAGCGCATGACGCTGAATTTCCCGGCGCTGGTGTTTATCTACGACAATAACGGCAAACTGCTCTGGCAGCAGCGCGACGTGCCGGATATTCGCAGCAAGATCCACCGTGAATGGCTAAACAAGTCTGATTTCTATGAAATTGACACTAACAATCACACCAGCCGCGAAGTGCTGGGTAATGACCGGGCGGCACAAAATAAACTGAGCGCCTACGATGACGACGGAAATGATACCTTCACTCACTCGGTGGCGGTAAACCGTTACGAAGCCACGGCTACCCTGCCAGCGCTGACTATCGTGGTCGTTGACTCCATCCCGCAGGAATTACAGCACTCTGATGTGGTGTGGTCATGGTTCAGCTATGTGCTGCTGGCCAATCTACTGCTGATTATTCCCCTGCTGTGGCTGGCGGCACACTGGAGTCTGCGCCCAATTGGTGCACTGGCGGCTCAGGTGCGCGAGCTTGAGGCAGGCAGCCGCGACACGCTCGACCCAAGACCGCCGCAGGAGCTGAAAGGACTGGTGCGCAATCTCAATTTACTGCTGGATAACGAACGCCAGCGCTACACCCGCTACCGCACCACCCTCAGCGACCTGACGCATAGTCTGAAAACACCGCTGGCGGTGCTGCAAACTACCCTGCGCTCGCTGCGCGGTGAGCGTAACCTCTCAATTGAGCAAGCGGAACCGATCATGCTCGAGCAGATCAGCCGTATCTCCCAGCAGATTGGCTATTACCTGCATCGAGCCAGCATGCAGGCCGATCATCACGCGCTGAAACGCGATCTGCACTCGGTGCCCGCTCTGTTAGATGGGCTGTGCTCGGCACTCAATAAAGTCTATCAGCGTAAGGGCGTGGTGCTGACGCTGGATATCTCGCCGGAGGTGATCTTCGTCGGTGAGCAGAACGATTTTATGGAAGTTATGGGCAATGTACTGGATAACGCCTGCAAATACTGTCTGGAGTTTGTTGAGGTCAGCGTGAGGCAGACGGACAATACACTCTGCCTGATCGTTGATGATGATGGCCCGGGCATCCCGGAAAACAAGCGTGACCTGGTATTTCTTCGCGGTCAGCGTGCCGACACGCTGCGCCCTGGTCAGGGTCTTGGCCTGTCGCTGGCGCGCGATATCCTTGAGCAATACGCCGGAGATATACGCGCCAGCACCAGCGAGCTTGGCGGTGCACGTATGGAAGTAGAATTCCAGCGCCAGGAACTGCTGCATAAACACGAGTAA
- the phoP gene encoding two-component system response regulator PhoP translates to MRVLVVEDNPLLRHHLAVQLREMGHQVDAAEDAKEADYFLNEHTPDITLVDLGLPDEDGMALIRRWRSQEVRQPILVLTARDGWQAKVEALEAGADDYVTKPFHIEEVVARMQALMRRNSGLASQIITLHPFQVDLSRRELTINEQQIKLTAFEYTIIETLIRNTGKVVSKDSLMLQLYPDAELRESHTIDVLMGRLRKKIQAEHTQEVITTVRGQGYRFDI, encoded by the coding sequence ATGCGTGTGTTAGTTGTGGAAGATAATCCACTGCTGCGTCATCATCTGGCAGTGCAGCTGCGTGAGATGGGGCACCAGGTTGATGCTGCGGAAGACGCGAAAGAAGCCGACTATTTCCTCAATGAACACACTCCGGATATTACTCTGGTCGATCTCGGCCTGCCGGATGAAGATGGAATGGCGCTGATCCGTCGCTGGCGCAGCCAGGAAGTACGTCAGCCAATACTGGTGCTGACGGCACGTGATGGCTGGCAGGCAAAAGTGGAAGCATTAGAAGCGGGTGCCGATGACTATGTGACCAAACCTTTCCATATTGAAGAGGTGGTCGCGCGGATGCAGGCGCTGATGCGCCGCAATAGCGGCCTGGCCTCGCAGATTATTACCCTTCACCCTTTCCAGGTCGATCTGTCACGTCGTGAGCTGACGATCAACGAGCAGCAGATCAAGCTGACCGCTTTTGAGTACACTATTATTGAAACCCTGATCCGCAATACGGGCAAAGTGGTCAGTAAAGACTCGCTGATGCTGCAACTCTATCCTGATGCCGAGCTGCGCGAAAGCCACACTATAGACGTGCTGATGGGTCGGTTGCGTAAAAAAATTCAGGCAGAGCACACTCAGGAAGTGATCACCACCGTGCGCGGCCAGGGCTACCGGTTCGATATCTGA
- the purB gene encoding adenylosuccinate lyase: protein MELSSLTAVSPVDGRYGDKVSPLRGIFSEYGLLKFRVEVEVRWLQKLAACAEIKEVPAFNADANAFLDAIVSGFSEEDAARIKTIERTTNHDVKAVEYFLKEKVESVPALHAVSEFIHFACTSEDINNLSHALMLETARREVIVPYWNKIIAAVKDLAVQYRDIPLLSRTHGQPATPSTLGKEMANVAYRFERQLRQLERIEILGKINGAVGNYNAHIAAYPEVDWHQFSEEFVTSLGITWNPYTTQIEPHDYIAELFDCMARFNTILIDFDRDVWGYIALNHFKQKTIAGEIGSSTMPHKVNPIDFENSEGNLGLANAVMQHLASKLPVSRWQRDLTDSTVLRNLGVGVGYALIAYQSTLKGISKLEVNRARLLEELDHNWEVLAEPIQTVMRRYGIEKPYEKLKELTRGKRVDAEGMKTFIDSLALPEEEKTRLKQMTPANYIGRAIQMVDDLK, encoded by the coding sequence ATGGAATTATCCTCTCTGACCGCCGTCTCACCTGTAGATGGTCGTTATGGCGACAAAGTCAGCCCACTACGTGGTATTTTCAGCGAATATGGTCTGCTGAAATTCCGCGTTGAGGTTGAAGTTCGCTGGTTACAAAAACTGGCAGCCTGCGCAGAGATAAAAGAAGTTCCTGCATTTAATGCCGACGCAAACGCTTTCCTTGATGCAATTGTCAGTGGTTTTAGCGAAGAAGACGCTGCGCGCATCAAAACTATCGAGCGTACCACTAACCACGACGTTAAAGCCGTGGAGTACTTTCTGAAAGAGAAAGTTGAATCCGTTCCTGCGCTGCATGCGGTTTCTGAATTTATTCACTTTGCCTGTACCTCTGAAGATATCAATAACCTGTCTCATGCGCTGATGCTGGAAACTGCACGTCGTGAGGTTATTGTGCCTTACTGGAACAAAATCATCGCCGCAGTAAAAGACCTGGCGGTGCAGTATCGTGATATCCCCCTGCTTTCACGCACGCACGGCCAGCCTGCAACTCCGTCTACGCTCGGCAAAGAGATGGCTAACGTTGCCTATCGCTTTGAGCGCCAGCTGCGTCAGTTAGAACGCATTGAAATTCTGGGTAAAATCAACGGTGCCGTCGGCAACTACAACGCCCATATTGCCGCTTATCCGGAAGTTGACTGGCATCAGTTCAGCGAAGAGTTTGTCACCTCTTTGGGAATAACCTGGAACCCATACACCACGCAGATTGAGCCGCATGACTATATTGCCGAGCTGTTTGACTGTATGGCGCGCTTTAACACCATTCTTATCGACTTCGATCGTGATGTCTGGGGTTACATTGCATTGAACCATTTCAAGCAAAAAACCATTGCTGGCGAAATCGGTTCTTCTACCATGCCGCACAAGGTCAACCCAATTGACTTCGAAAACTCCGAAGGTAACCTCGGCCTGGCGAACGCTGTTATGCAGCACCTGGCAAGCAAACTGCCTGTATCCCGCTGGCAGCGCGACCTTACCGACTCTACTGTCCTGCGTAACCTTGGTGTTGGCGTGGGGTATGCGCTGATTGCCTATCAGTCAACGCTGAAAGGCATCTCTAAACTGGAAGTGAACCGCGCGCGTCTTCTGGAAGAGCTTGATCACAACTGGGAAGTGCTTGCCGAGCCGATCCAGACGGTTATGCGCCGTTACGGTATCGAAAAGCCTTATGAAAAGCTGAAAGAGTTGACTCGCGGTAAGCGCGTTGATGCTGAAGGCATGAAAACCTTTATCGATAGCCTGGCGCTGCCGGAAGAAGAAAAAACCCGTCTGAAGCAGATGACTCCGGCTAACTATATTGGCCGTGCAATCCAGATGGTTGACGACCTGAAATAA